The stretch of DNA GGCATAATAATCACCTACTCTCATGTAAGCATTAAAGACACAGTAGAACAAAGCACTGAAAACCTGCTAAACAGGATAATGAGCAACCTAACAGCCAGGTATCATCTGCTTTTCTCTTGTCTTCTCTGAAACTGAGATTTAGAAAGCGAAAATAAACCTTTCTCAGAATCCCATACAGCTAGGGACTAAAGACCTAtttctggccaatgaaatgtagGTGAAAGTTGCTGGGAGGGTCTTCCAGGAAATGTTTGCAGTTGAGCCAGACCTCAGCTAGCCCCAATTTTTGGCTCTagcccttcttccttcttcctgtctgAGGCAATGGCTAGAGGTTCAGCAGCCACGCTGTGATCATGAGAATGAATGATACATGCTGAAGATGACACAGCCGGGAGCGGGAGCCTGGACCCTTGATAACAAACACTGCTGAGCCTCTGTCCTGGCTGCACACAATGAGGACATTATTTGACACTTAGGACTAAGGTGACAAGACTACTGGGAAACTCTAAGACAATTCTGTTCCTTTTGAAAATCAGATTAATTTGCACCATTATCCATAATAAAAACTAAACCAAGAAATAATatacaagttaaataaaattttatgttttaaatagcattttataatatgttgcttaaaaaataaaattacagagtTATGGAGCaagaaaaagtgagagaaaatgaCAGCTGACTGGAAGTACATAGACTATAATAGGAGGTATCCTAAGTGATTAGAGCCATggatgattttaattctttttgttagTTTGTATTTGCACTTGACTAGAATTTatcatattaaatatgtatttcagtgtaatagaggaaaaaagttacaaaatagacaaaaggaaACTACATgtagaaaatgtcaaaaagaaatGCTTCACTTACACTTCAATTTATTTTGCTCAGAGAAGCTAAAAAATTCGACTTATCTACTTCACAAAGCAAACACTAAATACAAAATAGCTCTTTGTTTCTCATGAAGTCCTCTgatcattattaaaaaaattactgtatcTTTTGAACACTACCCTTACAACATAGGGATGTAATTCCTGATGATGAAATAGTTAACGGCCAGGAATTCTGACTAGAAGACAAACTAATAACACACACAGAGCACAAACCTACATGAAATGCCACATAACATGTAACTTGGGACAAACAGCTTATGAAAACTgtaatcttcttctttttttttaagactgagtctcactctgtcacccaggatgcagtccagtggcccgatcttggctcactgcaagctccgccttccgggttcaagtgattctcctgcctcagcctcccaagtagctgggattacaggcgcacactaccacacccagctaatttttgtatttttagtagagacggggtttcaccatgttggccaggatggtctcgatcttttgaccttgtgatctgcccgcctcagcctcccaaagtgctgggattacaggcgtgagccaccacgcctggctgaaaactggaatttatttttattacttattaatatattattgttatttattaatatttattattattattattattattattattattttagatggagtctcactctgtcgcccaggctggagtgcagtggcgcgatctcggctcactgcaagctccacctcccaggttcacgccattctcctgcttcagcctcccaaatagctgggactacaggtgcccgccaccacacccagctaatttttttgtattttttagtagagacggggtttcactgttagccaggatggtctctatctcctgacctcgtgatccacctgcctcagcctcccaaagtgctgggattacaggcgtgagccaccgcacccagcgaaaattgtaatttttaaaaagtgttctagAAGTTACCGATTCCCTGTGAAACATCTCACCTGTTTTTCATTAGCCTCAGCTCTCGTTTGCGTGTTGCTTCTTCTGCCAGCTGCTGGGGACTGTGCAAACTTCCGGGTGATGCAGCCATCACCACTCCCTGTGGCAAAGCAGCAGTAGGAGCTCGGATCTGGTAAGTTGGCATGTCACCAGTGGCAGCTgcagtaaaacaaaatatttcgAGCTTATATAAAGATTTCACAATTTGGCATTTTACATAAAACTGATCTGGAAACGGTATGCTTTTGACATCTCATAAGAGGTGATCTTGTAATGTTTAAGATAATTATTCTGAGCATTATAGCAATCTCAAGTATTAAAGATCTTCTTCAGCACTTAGAACAATGATATTCAGCACGCTCTAAATATTTAAGGAGAAAAGTGTCCTAATGCATTTTAGACAGGTTTTTATCAAATGCAAAAGCTCACAGGTGCTCATTTAGCTTAAAATCAGTGGTgtgctaataaatatttaataaacagtcCTCAggggaaaacaatgaaaaagccCTGATGTGTAGTGTTCCGATAATTCTCATGGTGTAAATACTtccaccatggccaatttcaagctgcCAAGGTGACTTTGCTGATCATAGAGTTGGAAAGACACACACGTGGTAAGCACACAGCATACAGACAAAACAGATGCCAATACCCACAGAGCACAgagaaaatacttagaaattatgAGTTTTGAGTActaatgttttaaatgtgtaaataaataaataaaatgtgtgcatacacacacttaatttttaataatcgCTGTTTTACAACCAGCTCACAAAGgtactgacattttcttttctttttttttttttgagacggagtctcgctctgttgcccaggttggagtgcagtggcgcaatctcagctcactgcaagctccacctccagggttcacgccattctcctgcctcagcctcccaattagctgggactacaggtgcccaccaccacgcccggctaattttttgtatttttagtagagatgggatttcaccgtgttggccaggatggtctcaatctcctgacctcatgatcctcccacctcggcctcccaaagtgttgggattacaggcgtgagccaccacgcccggcttttttttttagacagtctcactcagtggctccaggctggagtgcagtggtgtaatcttggctcactgtaacctccgcctcccctgtacaagtgattcttgtatctcagcctcccaagtagctgggattataggtgtgcaccaccatgcctggctaattttgtatttttagtagagatcctgttttgccatgttggccaggctggtcttgaactcatgacctaaagtgatccacctgcctcagccttgcaaagtgttgggattacaggcgtgagccaccacgcctggcctgaaaatttaacaataggCTCTAACAAGCCAGCAGGAGCTGACTGTAGCACACCACTGCAAACATTTCCATGAAGCAGAATATCTCCATCCTGTGAATGTTTCAGTTTAGAGATTTTCCTATACTCCATATCATGCCTGAAACAGTCACTGAATGTCTTTAAGTGCAATTCTCATTACTAGAAAATGATTGAAGCACTGGAAAGAATtgagctcactgcagtttcagtaaaaacaacaacaacaacaacaacaacaacaacaaaaacccagcaaAGCTCCACTGAAACCTAGTTTCTCTGGGGAaagataatttttgtctttcttaggTTTCCtaggaaaaataatacatttgtaaatattcatttaaaagtatTGTCTAAGCATAGTATAACCATACAGTTAAAAGACAgggtttggccgggcgcggtggctcaagcctgtaatcccagcactttgagaggccgagacgggcggatcacgaggtcaggagattgagaccatcctggcgaacacggtgaaaccccgtctctactaaaaaatacaaaaaactagccgggcgaggtggcgggcgcctgtggtcccagctactcgggaggctgaggcaggagaatggcgtaagcccaggacgcagagcttgcagtgagccgagatcgcgccactgcactccagcctgggcgacacagcgagactctgtctcaaaaaaaaaaaaaaaaaagacagggtttAATATTTACTTAGTATTCAGATAAAATACTAAAAGTAAGTTCTCAAAGTTTCctaatttatattcaaaatttgTCTACTGCAAGAAACATAGCTTCCTAGAAAAGACAGATGGATTCGAGTGATAAAACGTTTCTACCACCAACGCTTCAACATTGAAACGTATGGTCCAGAGTTAGTTTGTCACTCTGATAAGACATTACAAAATATATGCTCTCTCAAAGCTAACTGcaagaaaaaagatttcttaaaaagttatcaAATTCTATTAACAATTGTCTGAACTAAATTACAATCAAAAGAGGAAAATACAGCATTTCTATATttcatggaaatgttttataCCCATTGAATAAGAAGTGAAATGTTACCCATGGGAGACAAATACTTTGTCAGCTAAATAGGATATTATCACTGAAACTTTGTTTAAAACAGTTAAACAAAGATTAACTGATTTATGTGCTTCTATTTGGGTATATGCCGGATTTTTGCCTTCTAAGGCTTGAGAATTAGGTGAAAGAATACAACAGTTAAAAACGTGGCTTTCAAGGAAGCTCACTTAAAGATTTTCatagaattaataaaaatatcatttataaggTTGTACTGCCTTTTCCTtctacatgtaattttaaaacattggtgATAGGtaataattcttcttttttttgagacggagttttgctgactccaggctggagcgcagtggtgcgatcttggctcactgcaacctcctactccctggttcaagtgattatcttgcctcagcctcccgagtagctgggattacaggcacacgccatcatgcccagctaatttttgtatttttagtagagacggggtttcaccaggttggccaggatggtctccatctcctgaccttgtgatccgcctgcctcggcctcccaaagtgctggaattacaggcgtgagccaccacgcccggcctaattgtGACTAATGATCACCAGCATATGAATAAACTTGAGAAAAGTCCTAAATTTGTTTTTGTGACTATTCAAAATAATGCATACACAGACAACTCAATGAGTCGTACAAAACTGTATAGCTCTGAGATAGTTAAGAAAGTCACGTTAAGCCAGTTATAAACTAACTTAACAGATTGTTTAAAGTATCTTCATCGTATTGTCAGAGGAGATGGAGTGGAGCAGAGAATAACATagttctcctcttttctctcttcaccCACATCCAGGGAAGAAGGTTATGGGGTAATAAAGGCTGAAACAATGGAACAGCTGGTGGCCACCTAGGCCttctaaaattggaacaatagcCAGTGACGAATGAGAAGTTTACATgacaccaggccgggcgcggtggctcaagcctgtaatcccagcactttgggaggccgagacgggcggatcacgaggtcaggagatcgagaccatcctggctaacacggtgaaaccccgtctctactaaatatacaaaaaactagccgggcgcggtggcgggcgcctgtagtcccaactactcaggaggctgaggcaggagaatggcgtgaacccgggaggcggagcttgcagtgagctgagatccggccactgcactccagcctgggcggcagagcgagactccgtctcaaaaaaaaaaaaaaaaagaaaaaaagaaaaaaaaaaaaagagaagtttacaTGACACCAGGTTGACACGTGCAGGCAGCATGGATAGGGACCTTGGTCTAGGATCGTTCTTTCCAAACACTGCTCACACAGAGGTGCAGTAAAAGTAATAGGTAGAGAGGGGCTCATTACACTCTAGTTCTGTAGACGTTTGCTGTTTTCTTGTAATATGAAGTTAGAGCAGGATGGTTCCATGATATACAAaagctagtttaaaaaaaaaaacaaactttttttttttttgagacggaatcttgctctgctgcccagggtagagtgcagtggcacgatcttggctcactgcaacttccgcctcacaggttcaagcaaaatatcctgcctcagccttccgagtagctgggattacagatgcctgccaccccacccggctaatttttgtatttttagtagagatgagatttcaccattttggccaggatggtctcgaactcctgacctcgtgatctacccaccttggcctcccaaagtgccaagatcagaggcgtgagccactgcgctcggccacaaaaaactttttttttttttttaaaaaaagggtggGTCACAGGTGACCCTGCATTAGTCACAGGTGAAAAATGCAGTTCAAgggcagacatggtggcttacacctataatcccagcattttggaaggccaaggtgggaggttcacttgagtccaggagttcaagaccagcctgggcaacatggagaaacccgatctctacaagaaatacaaaaattaaccaggtgtggtgacatgcgtCTGTGGTTCCAGGGCCTCAGGTGGGaagatcatgtgagcccaggaggttgaggctgcagtaagccgtgactatgctacttcactccagcctgggcgacagagtaagaccctgtctcaggaaaaaaagaaaaaaaaggaaaaaagaaaagaaaaaaggaagttcaTTCATTGGCCTTGTATTTATCAGAAATGATTCTCAACAACTCTTGCCTGTTTCCAGAAGCAACAACCACCCTCAAGGGACCAAATTTGGCACCATGAAAGATAATGGCAATTCCAAACTAAgaattcttaaaaacattttgagcaatagctcagaaaaaaataccactttaaaataacttggaAGGGGATGATATATTCAGATGTATTAGTTCTGAGATGTTAGGTGACTgggttttattataatttttcagaGGTATCATATATTCCTTTTACTtccctcaataaaataaaaatgacagtgcATTAGTTCAAGCCAGAAACAGGAATTAGTATAAATTAGTAGGAATTTGCATAAATTTCTATAATATCCCAACGGATCTATATAGTGGTATACTTCTAATGGTCAATGGACAAATTCCATATACTCAAATATAATCTTATTAGTAAAGTACATTTTAACAGATATAGGCAAAGacagctgtgcacagtggctcatgcctgtaatcccagctccttcagaggctgaggcatgaggatcacttgagcccaagagttcaagtccagcctgggcaacatagcaagaccctgtctcctaaaaaaataaagatacaaagaaaatctcttgttttgaaaaaatctaaatgtcacaagttttagttttaaaacaagttataaaaaatatttatcttagtTAGCTTCAAATTTCCAATAATATGAACTCAGTGGAAATTTAAAGCAGATAAGATACCAAGGATCACAGTTCAAAGACCATCCTGCGTTCTCTGATGACACACTGCTATTCCTGTACTCTTATAAAGGCCACTTCCTGTCCCATTTAACTACTGAAAGtgtccaaattatttttattctagaattttcatATTCTGAAAATATATGGGTTATCAGTGGGGAACTAACAATCATGATTGAAGAAAGACTGTAAGATATTTATACACTAACTTTATTCTCAGGAAAGCAAAAACTTTAAGACAAATCAGGGATAGTATCTTTTTAACCCCAGAATCCCCTAGAATCTAGCACAGTACTTGGCATATAATGGGTGTTTCATGAGTTTATGTGTGCTGTATCAAGTAAAATTTGAACTTCCTGGGGTTTTGCACAAGGCTGCTGTCATTTGGAATGCTTAAAATAAGCAGTCTTTCTTATAAACTTACATTATTATAGCTAAACCTTTACCTCTAAGACATGGAAAGTCCTACAAGATGCGATGTGTCTCTTCAAAGTGGCCTTTCTTGATAAAAGGCATTATTTCTTAAATCTTACTTAGATGCACTTTAGATAAGTCTAACATAGCATTTTAAAACCAAAGGCGTTCTCATTATGACGTGTTTCCATCTAGCTCCTGAcatgaaagcatttaaaaaatttttttttaggttcaGTATCAAATATTTCATGGGAAAAGAAAATTCCTAGAACTCTCAGTTTTGGTCATTAACTTCATACCTCTCTTTGCAAGCTTTAAACACGGTACAGCAGAAAAAGCATGGGGTTTGGAGTCTGGGTTCtagtccagctctgccacttaccagccaTGTGACTTGGGGCaagttcagtttcctcatctgtaaaatggggatacagTATCTCATTTAGTACTCACAATAAACCCTATAATGTATGTCAAagtgtctagcacagtgcctggcacatggcaggcacTCCACAAATGTTagttcccttcctcttcccctccttaaGTTCTGAAAGACAATGTTCCAAATTATGCTTACAATGTATATTAGTTAAAACGCATATAACATCCATAAACCCATTTCCCCCTGGAATTTCCCTTCTAACAAACCCAAGGAATCAAAATTTATGGCTcttattccttattttattaaagaatatgcctattaaaaacttataaaattatatatcattatattcctttagagaatatattattaaagatAATGTAagatgtccttttcttttttttttttttgagacggagtctcgctctgtcgcccgggctggagtgcagtggccggatctcagctcactgcaagctccgcctccggggtttacgccattctcctgcctcagcctcccaagtaactgggattacaggcgcccgccatctcgcccggctagttttttgtattttttagtagagacggggtttcaccatgttcgccaggatggtctcgatctcctgacctcatgatccacccgtctcggcctcccaaagtgctgggattacaggcttgagccaccgcacccggccaagatgtCCTTTTCAATGTATGCAATCATTTATAATAGAACCTCGAATGGCCAAAGATATACTCTCATCAGactggaaagaagaaaactgaaaaaaaacctcaagtgagagtaggaaacaaagaaataaataagaaacccAGCCAAGTACCTATGTTGGTAAATTCCAAAGTGAAATGATTTCTCAGCACTCCAAATGATGgtgattttattccattgtttatttattaagaTGTCTGTAGTACTGAGCACAAAGActgaataaaaaacattttcGTATAGAGAGTTCCTGCTTTCATGCGCCATTTCACAGCATGGCACTAATCCTAAATACACCTTTAAGTAAGCAGCAGAGGTTAACTTAGATGTCACACTTCTAAGTCGGGGGCTTCTATCCCTAGCTCTGGTAAGCTGCTGACATCATCACCACTGCTGTGGTTCTCTTCCTCCCTACCACCACCTGCTCCTAATACCCAGATCCTACATTTCCGTGCCTGGTGTCCCACACTGCCAAAAACGTTCCCTTCTCCGTGAAAAATTAAATCCTACATAAAAATAGCTATTTAAGCACTGATCATTTTCAAATTTGCTACAATCACTGTAACACATAGACCGCATAGATAACTCACCAAAATCTTTTCAGCTTTGAGgtgtaattgacaaaaattgtatatactccaagtgtacaatgtgatgctttcacatatgcacacattatGAAATTACTATCACAGTCCAGCTAAGTAAGTTATACACAAAGGACCTTTTAAAGTTGTTTAGTATGTGAAAATCTATGAGTCAGTCTATAAAAAAGATGGGAAATTATGAACACTGAAATTTAATGTTCCATATAATAGCAAATATATGCTCTGTTGTTCTCTAAGAgtaataaaattcaattttaggctatacaaaattcaattttaggctggctgtggtggctcatgcctttaatcccagcactttgggaggctgaagcaggtggatcccttgaggtcaggagctcaagaccagcctgaccaaatggtgaaaccctgtctctactaaaaatgcaaaattagccaggtgtggtggtgggcgcttgtaatctcagctacttgggaggctgaggcagaagaatcacttgaacctgggaggcagaggttgcagtgagccaagatcacgccactgtactccagcctgggcaacaagagtgaaactctgtctttaaaaaaaaaaaaagccattttaatgaCTTAAAATGATGCTAACCTAACctcattttatatgttttataagcAGTGTGTAGCAGCATGTACTCACATGACACTGCATTCGTGTGTCAATGTCAGGTGAGTTTTGAGGAGTCACATTAATATGCTATGAACAGAACCCGAGGATTCTGAAGACTCGAACAGGTTCACTACTTGCTAGCTTTGTGAAATTGGAAGTCATTTACCCAGTCTGACCCGGGTGTAGCTGGGCATGTATCAGTGAGAATGCCTGTAAACTGCCTTTTTTAGCATTTGAACATGGTTTCCTAGTGAGGCCTACTTGATCCCTTAACCTGTATGTCCAGATGTCTCTGTG from Papio anubis isolate 15944 chromosome 11, Panubis1.0, whole genome shotgun sequence encodes:
- the CREM gene encoding cAMP-responsive element modulator isoform X33, which encodes MPTYQIRAPTAALPQGVVMAASPGSLHSPQQLAEEATRKRELRLMKNREAARECRRKKKEYVKCLENRVAVLENQNKTLIEELKALKDLYCHKVE
- the CREM gene encoding cAMP-responsive element modulator isoform X24, which translates into the protein MAVTGDDTDEETELAPSHMAAATGDMPTYQIRAPTAALPQGVVMAASPGSLHSPQQLAEEATRKRELRLMKNREAARECRRKKKEYVKCLENRVAVLENQNKTLIEELKALKDLYCHKVE
- the CREM gene encoding cAMP-responsive element modulator isoform X23, giving the protein MNRTRELSGQLSDEETELAPSHMAAATGDMPTYQIRAPTAALPQGVVMAASPGSLHSPQQLAEEATRKRELRLMKNREAAKECRRRKKEYVKCLESRVAMLEVQNKKLVEELETLKDICSPKTD
- the CREM gene encoding cAMP-responsive element modulator isoform X25, with translation MAVTGDDTDEETELAPSHMAAATGDMPTYQIRAPTAALPQGVVMAASPGSLHSPQQLAEEATRKRELRLMKNREAAKECRRRKKEYVKCLESRVAMLEVQNKKLVEELETLKDICSPKTD
- the CREM gene encoding cAMP-responsive element modulator isoform X32: MAAATGDMPTYQIRAPTAALPQGVVMAASPGSLHSPQQLAEEATRKRELRLMKNREAARECRRKKKEYVKCLENRVAVLENQNKTLIEELKALKDLYCHKVE
- the CREM gene encoding cAMP-responsive element modulator isoform X22 translates to MNRTRELSGQLSDEETELAPSHMAAATGDMPTYQIRAPTAALPQGVVMAASPGSLHSPQQLAEEATRKRELRLMKNREAARECRRKKKEYVKCLENRVAVLENQNKTLIEELKALKDLYCHKVE
- the CREM gene encoding cAMP-responsive element modulator isoform X34 gives rise to the protein MPTYQIRAPTAALPQGVVMAASPGSLHSPQQLAEEATRKRELRLMKNREAAKECRRRKKEYVKCLESRVAMLEVQNKKLVEELETLKDICSPKTD